A region of Roseobacter litoralis Och 149 DNA encodes the following proteins:
- a CDS encoding penicillin-binding protein activator → MFAVFRSARKGLRVLTLPLLALTLAACDTLPVTNSGVASGDPVQVALLVPSGTGDGATESIARSLENAARLAMRDLNGVTIDLRVYPTAADASLAAANAEKAVNEGAQIIIGPVYAAPSNAAGRAVAGKGVSVLSFSNNAAIAGGNLFVLGQTFRNTADRMASYAVSQGKQRFVVVAGKDAAGAQGKNAIQQAVTAQGASVVGTVEYALSQQDVIAAIPAIRAAVTDNGADALFLTTDTATALPLLSQLLPEAGVSSEVTQFMGLTRWDIPAQTLSLPGVQNGWFAIPDQGATSAFSGQYQAAYGAAPHPIGGLAFDAIAAIGALASQGQGDTLTAAALTQGAGFRGASGIFRLNPDGTNTRGLAVATISEAQVKILSPAPQRFGGAGF, encoded by the coding sequence ATGTTTGCCGTTTTCCGTTCCGCCCGCAAGGGACTGCGTGTCTTGACCTTGCCATTGCTGGCGTTGACGCTGGCCGCTTGCGACACCTTACCGGTCACCAACTCGGGCGTGGCGTCGGGGGATCCGGTGCAGGTGGCACTGCTGGTGCCGAGCGGAACCGGTGACGGCGCGACCGAATCCATCGCGCGCAGCCTCGAAAACGCAGCGCGGCTGGCCATGCGTGACCTGAATGGGGTGACCATTGATCTGCGCGTCTATCCCACCGCAGCCGATGCGTCACTTGCAGCAGCAAATGCCGAAAAGGCCGTAAACGAGGGCGCGCAGATCATTATCGGCCCGGTCTATGCCGCCCCCTCCAATGCGGCAGGCCGCGCGGTTGCAGGCAAAGGCGTCAGCGTTCTGTCGTTTTCAAACAACGCAGCAATTGCCGGTGGCAACCTATTTGTCCTCGGGCAAACATTCCGCAACACGGCTGACCGGATGGCCAGCTATGCCGTTTCCCAGGGCAAGCAGCGGTTTGTCGTGGTCGCTGGCAAAGACGCCGCAGGCGCGCAGGGCAAAAACGCGATCCAGCAGGCGGTGACAGCACAGGGTGCGAGCGTTGTGGGAACGGTCGAATACGCCCTGTCCCAACAGGACGTGATTGCTGCGATCCCTGCAATCCGCGCCGCTGTGACTGATAATGGGGCGGATGCGCTGTTCCTTACCACGGATACAGCAACCGCCTTGCCATTGTTGTCGCAATTGCTGCCGGAAGCGGGCGTTTCATCCGAGGTCACCCAATTCATGGGCCTGACCCGCTGGGATATCCCGGCGCAGACATTGAGCCTGCCCGGTGTCCAGAACGGCTGGTTTGCGATACCTGATCAAGGGGCCACTTCGGCATTCAGTGGTCAGTATCAAGCGGCCTATGGCGCAGCCCCGCACCCTATCGGAGGTCTGGCTTTTGATGCAATTGCCGCAATCGGTGCGCTGGCCAGTCAGGGACAAGGCGACACGCTGACAGCCGCGGCATTGACCCAAGGCGCAGGTTTTCGCGGTGCGAGCGGCATTTTCCGTCTGAACCCTGATGGGACAAACACGCGCGGGTTGGCTGTTGCGACAATCAGTGAGGCGCAGGTCAAGATTCTAAGCCCCGCACCGCAGCGCTTTGGCGGCGCAGGGTTCTGA
- the gshB gene encoding glutathione synthase, translating into MKIAFQMDPIDAVDINADSSFRLAEEAQARGHTLFFYTPDHLAYQEGRITAKGQDLQVQRVQGAHATLGDMREVNLADFDVVWLRQDPPFDMNYITSTHLLDRLASTTLVVNDPFWVRNYPEKLLVLDFPDLTPPTTIARDLDTIKAFKEKHRDVILKPLYGNGGAGVFRLDANDRNLTSLHELFTGFSREPLIVQKFLPDVSNGDKRVILVDGEPVGAINRVPAAGETRSNMHVGGRPEKVGLTARDKEICAAIGPLLKEKGQVFVGIDVIGDYLTEINVTSPTGIQELERFDQVNIAAQIWQAIEAKAAAR; encoded by the coding sequence ATGAAAATCGCCTTCCAGATGGATCCAATTGATGCGGTTGATATCAACGCAGACAGTTCATTTCGCCTCGCTGAAGAGGCGCAGGCGCGCGGTCATACGTTGTTTTTCTACACACCGGACCATCTGGCTTATCAGGAAGGGCGCATAACTGCCAAAGGTCAGGACCTGCAGGTCCAGCGTGTTCAGGGCGCGCACGCAACACTGGGTGACATGCGTGAGGTGAACCTCGCTGATTTCGACGTGGTTTGGCTGCGGCAGGATCCGCCCTTTGACATGAATTACATCACATCGACCCATTTGCTGGATCGATTGGCGAGCACGACTCTGGTGGTGAATGACCCTTTCTGGGTGCGTAATTATCCTGAAAAACTGTTGGTTCTGGATTTCCCGGATTTGACTCCGCCGACCACGATCGCGCGCGATCTGGACACGATCAAGGCGTTCAAAGAAAAGCACCGGGATGTCATTCTCAAGCCACTCTATGGAAATGGCGGTGCGGGCGTTTTCCGTCTGGATGCGAACGACCGGAACCTCACGTCTTTGCACGAACTCTTCACCGGATTTTCCCGCGAACCGCTGATCGTGCAGAAATTCCTGCCCGATGTCTCAAACGGGGATAAACGTGTGATCCTTGTTGATGGAGAACCCGTTGGGGCGATCAACCGTGTGCCCGCCGCCGGTGAGACGCGTTCGAACATGCATGTGGGCGGGCGTCCTGAAAAGGTGGGGCTGACCGCGCGCGACAAGGAGATATGCGCCGCCATCGGTCCGCTTTTGAAAGAAAAGGGTCAGGTGTTTGTCGGCATAGACGTGATCGGCGATTACCTGACCGAGATCAATGTGACGTCCCCGACCGGCATTCAGGAACTCGAACGGTTTGATCAGGTAAACATCGCAGCACAAATCTGGCAGGCGATTGAGGCCAAAGCCGCGGCGCGCTGA
- a CDS encoding glutathione S-transferase, which translates to MTYDLFIGDRTFSSWSLRGWLMLENFGLAHRTHMVGLYAGTMAQDLAHLSPARLVPVLQTPEGDVVGESLAMAETLAERHPDAGLWPDDPSARMRARWLCAEMASGFAALRTECPMQLQHVNTGFLASDAVRGDLARLQELWKGAFEMAGRDDGWLFDRYCLADVFFAPVAARIIGYDLPVSKQAHAYCIRTLRDPAFRAWRAAGLEITYDPFPYPAGTGTKTWPVG; encoded by the coding sequence ATGACATATGATCTTTTTATAGGCGACCGGACTTTTTCAAGCTGGTCATTGCGCGGCTGGCTCATGTTGGAAAACTTTGGCCTTGCGCATCGCACCCACATGGTCGGGCTTTATGCAGGTACAATGGCGCAGGACCTTGCGCATCTGTCACCCGCACGTTTGGTACCCGTTCTGCAAACTCCCGAAGGCGATGTCGTGGGCGAAAGCCTCGCCATGGCGGAAACACTGGCCGAGCGGCACCCCGACGCCGGTCTTTGGCCGGACGATCCCAGCGCAAGAATGCGTGCACGGTGGCTTTGCGCAGAAATGGCTTCTGGCTTTGCTGCGCTGCGGACAGAATGCCCGATGCAACTGCAACATGTGAATACGGGTTTCCTTGCGAGTGACGCTGTGCGGGGTGATCTGGCCCGGCTGCAAGAGCTTTGGAAAGGCGCATTCGAGATGGCCGGACGCGACGACGGCTGGCTGTTCGACAGATATTGCCTTGCGGATGTTTTCTTTGCTCCCGTCGCCGCGCGTATCATCGGATATGACTTGCCCGTGTCTAAACAGGCCCATGCCTATTGCATCCGTACTTTGCGTGATCCGGCTTTTCGCGCGTGGCGGGCGGCTGGGCTTGAAATCACCTATGATCCTTTTCCCTATCCTGCCGGTACCGGTACGAAAACCTGGCCTGTCGGCTAG
- a CDS encoding YifB family Mg chelatase-like AAA ATPase: MSGISVSLTYSVAFRGVEACPVEVQCALAPGLPGFSIVGLPDKAVSEAKERVRAALASMAIAFPSKKVTINLSPADLPKEGGHFDLPIALALLAELSIIPHDVILSVVSLGELSLDGKLVPVTGALPAAMTAAEEQHVLLCPAECGKEAAWVSGARIIAAKSLGDVVRHFNGQNTIADSQPGEVIAPDKTLELRDVRGQERAKRALEIAAAGRHHMLMVGPPGSGKSMLSRRLPGILPPLSAQEALETSIVHSIAGLLDEGGISRQRPFRDPHHTSSTAAIIGGGRLAKPGEVSLAHNGVLFMDELPEFPRNVLETLRQPLETGNIMVSRANAHVKYPCKFMLIAAANPCKCGYMTDAERACARVPTCGEDYMGRISGPLLDRFDLRVDVPPVSYEDLDLPANGDTSETVAERVAAAHDRQSARFEAHDGMRSNADIEGEALEEIAAPDAEGRDLLLRAAEKFRMSARGYHRVMRVARTIADLDHATDVRKPHVAEAISYRINS, from the coding sequence ATGTCGGGGATATCTGTGTCGCTTACCTACTCTGTTGCTTTTCGCGGTGTCGAAGCCTGCCCGGTCGAAGTTCAATGCGCGCTGGCGCCTGGCCTGCCGGGATTCAGCATCGTGGGGCTTCCGGACAAAGCCGTATCCGAAGCCAAGGAACGTGTGCGCGCGGCTCTGGCGAGCATGGCCATCGCCTTTCCGTCCAAAAAAGTGACGATCAACCTCAGCCCCGCCGACCTGCCGAAAGAGGGTGGCCATTTCGATCTGCCCATTGCATTGGCGCTTTTGGCAGAGTTGAGCATCATTCCCCATGACGTGATCCTGTCCGTCGTCTCTTTGGGAGAGCTTTCACTCGACGGCAAGCTGGTGCCTGTTACCGGTGCCCTGCCCGCGGCCATGACAGCTGCAGAAGAACAGCACGTATTGCTCTGTCCTGCCGAGTGCGGCAAGGAAGCGGCTTGGGTCAGTGGTGCGCGGATCATCGCCGCCAAATCACTGGGCGATGTCGTGCGTCATTTCAACGGTCAGAACACGATCGCAGATTCGCAACCCGGCGAAGTGATTGCCCCGGACAAGACGCTCGAATTACGCGACGTGCGCGGTCAGGAACGCGCAAAACGCGCGCTGGAAATAGCCGCAGCAGGACGGCACCATATGCTGATGGTTGGCCCGCCGGGTTCAGGGAAATCCATGCTGTCGCGGCGTCTGCCCGGCATTCTGCCTCCCTTGAGCGCGCAGGAAGCGCTGGAAACGTCGATTGTGCATTCCATCGCTGGCCTGCTGGACGAGGGCGGCATTTCGCGCCAACGCCCGTTTCGCGACCCGCATCATACGTCTTCCACCGCGGCGATCATCGGTGGCGGGCGGCTTGCAAAGCCGGGCGAAGTCTCACTGGCGCACAACGGGGTATTGTTCATGGACGAGTTGCCCGAATTTCCGCGCAATGTGCTGGAAACCCTGCGCCAGCCGCTTGAGACCGGCAACATCATGGTGTCACGCGCCAATGCGCATGTGAAATACCCGTGCAAATTCATGCTGATCGCGGCGGCGAACCCCTGCAAATGCGGCTATATGACGGATGCGGAACGCGCCTGCGCCCGTGTGCCGACCTGCGGTGAGGACTACATGGGGCGCATCTCGGGACCTTTGCTAGACCGGTTTGATTTGCGTGTTGATGTTCCGCCTGTCAGCTACGAGGACCTCGATTTGCCTGCAAACGGCGATACCTCCGAAACAGTTGCCGAGCGCGTAGCAGCCGCACATGACCGCCAGTCCGCGCGTTTTGAGGCCCATGACGGCATGCGCTCCAACGCGGATATCGAAGGCGAAGCGCTGGAAGAAATTGCAGCCCCTGATGCGGAAGGGCGTGATCTGTTGCTGCGCGCGGCCGAGAAATTCCGGATGTCAGCGCGCGGCTATCACCGGGTCATGCGGGTTGCGCGGACCATTGCCGATCTCGATCATGCGACGGACGTGCGCAAACCGCATGTGGCCGAAGCGATCAGCTACCGCATCAATTCCTAG
- a CDS encoding YraN family protein gives MPRSDAKVHAGRMAYHAGLSAEASVIREYETQGYTFEAQRWRGQGGEIDLILRKCGVVVFVEVKKSRSFEAAALRISLKQKQRIFAAAEEFVATEPKGLLTDMRFDVALVNATGAVQILENALSEG, from the coding sequence TTGCCCCGTAGCGACGCAAAGGTTCATGCCGGACGCATGGCATACCACGCGGGCTTGTCGGCGGAGGCATCGGTCATCCGCGAATATGAAACCCAAGGCTACACATTCGAGGCACAAAGGTGGCGGGGGCAAGGGGGTGAAATTGATCTTATCTTGCGCAAATGCGGCGTGGTTGTGTTCGTCGAAGTGAAGAAAAGCAGATCTTTTGAGGCCGCTGCACTGCGCATTTCCTTGAAGCAGAAGCAACGTATCTTTGCCGCCGCTGAAGAGTTCGTGGCGACAGAACCAAAGGGGTTGTTGACGGATATGCGCTTTGATGTGGCGTTGGTAAATGCCACGGGTGCTGTGCAAATACTGGAAAATGCGCTGTCTGAGGGCTGA
- the rsmI gene encoding 16S rRNA (cytidine(1402)-2'-O)-methyltransferase yields the protein MNFQKVSLAAGLYFVGVPIGTARDITLRALDVLASADVLAAEDTRSLRRLMEIHAVPLAGRQVISLHDHTGGGTSTRLIEAITAGASVAYASEAGMPLIADPGFELGRAAHAAEQMVTCAPGPSAVLTALVLAGLPTDAFFFAGFMPNAKAARRRGLEDLRDIPATLVFYESPKRLAAFLLDAADVLGGERQASVCREITKKFEETRKGTLSQLASDYVDQKVKGEIVVLIDRNRSEKITDSDLELDLTKALAAHSMRDAVDLVAKAHSIPRRQVYQMALALNEG from the coding sequence TTGAATTTTCAAAAGGTGTCTTTGGCAGCCGGGCTCTACTTTGTCGGCGTGCCGATCGGGACGGCGCGCGATATTACGCTCAGGGCGCTTGATGTGCTGGCGAGTGCGGATGTACTGGCCGCCGAAGACACGCGCAGCCTGCGACGGTTGATGGAGATACACGCTGTGCCATTGGCCGGACGGCAGGTGATTTCATTGCACGATCACACGGGTGGTGGGACCTCCACGCGTCTGATCGAGGCAATAACAGCGGGTGCATCGGTAGCCTATGCATCAGAAGCGGGAATGCCCTTGATCGCGGACCCCGGTTTCGAGCTTGGGCGCGCGGCCCATGCCGCAGAGCAGATGGTGACCTGTGCGCCCGGGCCGTCAGCCGTTTTAACGGCCCTTGTGCTTGCTGGGTTGCCGACAGATGCGTTTTTCTTTGCCGGGTTTATGCCCAATGCCAAAGCGGCGCGGCGGCGCGGGTTGGAAGACCTGCGCGATATTCCCGCCACATTGGTGTTTTACGAATCGCCCAAACGACTGGCTGCGTTTCTTTTGGACGCCGCCGACGTGCTGGGCGGTGAGCGGCAGGCGTCGGTGTGTCGCGAAATCACAAAGAAGTTCGAAGAGACCCGAAAGGGAACGCTATCGCAATTGGCCTCTGATTACGTGGATCAAAAGGTCAAAGGTGAAATCGTCGTTCTTATTGATCGAAACCGTTCAGAGAAAATTACGGACTCCGATTTAGAATTAGATCTGACAAAGGCGCTGGCGGCTCATTCCATGCGGGACGCCGTGGATTTGGTGGCCAAAGCGCACAGTATCCCGCGCCGACAAGTCTATCAGATGGCGCTGGCATTGAACGAAGGATAA
- a CDS encoding histidine phosphatase family protein has protein sequence MTTWHWVRHGPTHAKSFVGWRDVPADLSDSDQIARLRAHLPSDAVLVSSDLARARDTAHALQATSHHRLPHDPHLREMHFGIWDGMHFDDVAARDPDLSRNFWENPGHITAPGGESWNDAAARVHGAVARISNAYPGRDIIAVAHFGVILTQLQHALQISAYETLSHKIDNFSVTKINRACKTDPVPYINHLP, from the coding sequence ATGACCACCTGGCACTGGGTCCGCCATGGCCCCACCCATGCCAAGTCCTTCGTCGGATGGCGTGACGTTCCGGCTGACCTTTCAGACAGCGATCAAATCGCCCGGCTGCGCGCGCATCTGCCATCTGATGCCGTGCTCGTTTCCTCGGATCTGGCCCGCGCCCGCGATACCGCCCATGCACTGCAAGCCACCTCACATCACAGATTGCCCCATGATCCGCATCTGCGCGAGATGCATTTTGGCATTTGGGATGGGATGCATTTTGATGATGTCGCCGCGCGGGACCCGGATTTAAGCCGGAATTTTTGGGAAAACCCGGGTCACATCACGGCACCGGGCGGCGAAAGCTGGAATGATGCCGCCGCCCGCGTCCATGGCGCAGTCGCACGGATCAGCAATGCATACCCCGGACGTGATATTATCGCAGTGGCGCATTTCGGCGTGATCCTGACCCAACTGCAACATGCCTTGCAAATCTCAGCTTATGAAACCCTTTCCCATAAGATCGACAATTTTTCAGTGACCAAGATCAACCGGGCGTGCAAAACCGACCCTGTGCCGTACATCAATCACCTTCCGTGA